Proteins co-encoded in one Corynebacterium tuberculostearicum genomic window:
- a CDS encoding DNA-directed RNA polymerase subunit alpha gives MLISQRPQLTEEFIDSSRSKFVIEPLEPGFGYTLGNSLRRTLLSSIPGAAVTSIKIDGVLHEFTTINGVKEDVSEIILNIKSMVLSSDSDEPVVMYLSKEGPGDVTAGDIQPPAGVEIHNPDLHIASLNDTAKLDIELVVERGRGYVPAAPTSGEIGRIPVDQIYSPVLKVSYKVEATRVEQRTDFDKLTIDVETKNSISARDALASAGGTLVELFGLARELNNAAEGIEIGPSPQETEYIAAYGMPIEDLNFSVRSYNCLKRQEIHTVGELAECTESDLLDIRNFGQKSINEVKIKLANLGLALKDTPEDFDPTQLEGYDAETGDFKDPAAEDSE, from the coding sequence ATGCTCATTTCCCAGCGTCCTCAGCTCACCGAGGAATTCATCGACTCGTCTCGTTCCAAGTTCGTCATCGAACCGCTCGAGCCGGGCTTTGGCTACACCCTCGGTAACTCGCTGCGTCGTACCCTGCTGTCCTCCATCCCGGGTGCAGCGGTAACCTCCATCAAGATCGATGGTGTTCTCCATGAGTTCACCACTATCAACGGTGTGAAGGAAGACGTTTCCGAGATCATCTTGAACATCAAGAGCATGGTGCTTTCTTCCGACTCCGATGAGCCGGTTGTTATGTACCTGAGCAAGGAAGGCCCAGGCGATGTCACCGCGGGCGATATCCAGCCGCCGGCTGGCGTGGAGATCCACAACCCGGATCTGCACATCGCTTCCCTGAATGACACCGCTAAGCTGGACATTGAGCTCGTCGTCGAGCGCGGCCGTGGCTACGTCCCAGCCGCTCCTACCTCCGGTGAGATCGGCCGCATCCCGGTCGACCAGATTTACTCCCCGGTTCTTAAGGTCTCCTACAAGGTCGAGGCAACTCGTGTTGAGCAGCGCACCGACTTTGACAAGCTGACCATCGACGTCGAAACCAAAAACTCGATTTCTGCCCGCGATGCCCTGGCTTCCGCCGGTGGCACCCTGGTCGAGCTCTTTGGCTTGGCTCGCGAGCTGAATAACGCCGCCGAAGGCATTGAGATCGGACCCTCTCCGCAGGAGACCGAGTACATCGCTGCTTATGGTATGCCGATCGAGGATCTGAACTTCTCCGTCCGCTCTTATAACTGCCTGAAGCGTCAGGAGATCCACACTGTGGGCGAGCTCGCTGAATGCACCGAGTCCGACCTGCTGGATATCCGCAACTTCGGCCAGAAGTCGATCAATGAGGTAAAGATCAAGCTGGCTAACCTGGGCCTGGCTCTTAAGGACACCCCTGAGGATTTCGACCCAACCCAGCTCGAGGGCTACGACGCAGAAACCGGTGACTTCAAGGATCCGGCTGCTGAGGATTCCGAGTAA
- the rpsD gene encoding 30S ribosomal protein S4, translating to MARYTGPATRVSRRLRVDLIGGDMAFERRPYPPGQAGRNRIKESEYLLQLQEKQKAKYTYGVLERQFRRYYAEANRLPGKTGDNLVILLESRLDNVVYRAGLARTRRQARQLVSHGHFTVNGKNINVPSYKVTQYDIIDVRDRSKKMEWFEDAQDALVDANVPAWLQVVPDTLRILVHQLPERAQIDIPLQEQLIVELYSK from the coding sequence ATGGCTCGTTACACTGGCCCCGCTACCCGCGTATCCCGCCGTCTTCGCGTCGACTTGATCGGCGGAGATATGGCATTCGAGCGCCGCCCGTACCCACCGGGACAGGCTGGCCGCAACCGCATCAAGGAATCTGAGTACCTGCTGCAGCTCCAAGAGAAGCAGAAGGCAAAGTACACCTACGGTGTGCTGGAGCGTCAGTTCCGTCGTTACTACGCAGAGGCTAACCGCCTCCCAGGCAAGACCGGCGATAACCTGGTTATCCTGCTTGAGTCCCGCCTGGACAACGTAGTCTACCGTGCAGGTCTGGCACGCACCCGCCGCCAGGCTCGCCAGCTTGTCTCCCACGGTCACTTCACCGTGAATGGCAAGAACATCAACGTTCCTTCCTACAAGGTCACCCAGTACGACATCATTGATGTCCGTGACCGCTCCAAGAAGATGGAATGGTTCGAAGATGCTCAGGACGCCCTCGTCGATGCCAATGTGCCGGCATGGCTGCAGGTTGTTCCTGATACCCTGCGCATCCTCGTGCACCAGCTGCCCGAGCGCGCTCAGATCGACATTCCGCTGCAGGAGCAGCTCATCGTCGAGCTTTACTCGAAGTAA
- the rpsK gene encoding 30S ribosomal protein S11, whose translation MPPKTRSGARRSGRRVVKKNVALGHAYIKSTFNNTIVSITDQTGAVISWASSGHVGFKGSRKSTPFAAQMAAENAARKAMDHGMKKVDVFVKGPGSGRETAIRSLQAAGLEVSSITDATPQPHNGCRPTKRRKV comes from the coding sequence ATGCCTCCAAAGACTCGTTCCGGCGCGCGCCGTTCCGGCCGTCGCGTCGTAAAGAAGAATGTGGCCCTCGGCCACGCATACATCAAGTCCACCTTCAATAACACCATCGTCTCGATCACCGATCAGACCGGTGCTGTTATCTCTTGGGCATCCTCCGGCCACGTTGGCTTCAAGGGTTCCCGTAAGTCCACTCCGTTCGCCGCGCAGATGGCAGCCGAGAACGCTGCTCGCAAGGCAATGGATCATGGGATGAAGAAGGTTGACGTATTCGTCAAGGGTCCGGGCTCCGGCCGCGAGACCGCCATCCGTTCCCTGCAGGCTGCAGGCCTCGAGGTTTCCTCGATCACGGATGCAACCCCACAGCCGCACAACGGCTGCCGTCCGACCAAGCGCCGCAAGGTTTAA
- the rpsM gene encoding 30S ribosomal protein S13, whose protein sequence is MARLAGVDLPRNKRMEVALTYIYGIGPTRAKELLEKTGISPDLRTDNLDDDQLSALRDAIEATWKVEGDLRRQVQADIRRKIEIGSYKGLRHRRGLPVRGQRTKTNARTRKGPKKTIAGKKK, encoded by the coding sequence ATGGCACGTCTAGCTGGTGTTGACCTCCCCCGCAATAAGCGCATGGAGGTCGCTCTCACCTACATCTACGGCATCGGTCCAACCCGTGCCAAGGAACTGCTAGAAAAGACTGGCATTTCTCCTGACCTGCGCACTGACAACCTGGATGATGACCAGCTGTCGGCGCTCCGTGACGCAATTGAGGCTACCTGGAAGGTTGAGGGTGACCTCCGCCGTCAGGTTCAGGCTGATATCCGCCGCAAGATTGAAATCGGTAGCTACAAGGGCCTGCGCCACCGCCGTGGCCTGCCTGTACGTGGCCAGCGCACCAAGACCAATGCGCGCACTCGTAAGGGTCCGAAGAAGACGATCGCAGGAAAGAAGAAGTAA
- the infA gene encoding translation initiation factor IF-1, translating into MAKEGAIEVEGRIIEPLPNAMFRVELDNGHKVLAHISGKMRQHYIRILPEDRVVVELSPYDLTRGRIVYRYK; encoded by the coding sequence ATGGCTAAGGAAGGCGCAATCGAGGTAGAAGGCCGCATTATCGAGCCTTTGCCGAATGCAATGTTCCGTGTCGAGCTCGACAACGGACACAAGGTTCTTGCACACATTTCTGGCAAGATGCGTCAGCACTACATTCGCATCCTCCCAGAGGATCGCGTGGTTGTAGAGCTGTCTCCTTATGACCTTACCCGCGGACGCATCGTCTACCGCTACAAGTAA
- a CDS encoding IS30 family transposase, whose product MHLTAAYAVATEAGCHIRLSQYARKVRQTQLRVEYLRLRLASLPGGDAGTAVGIDRRLRLDFEKGLTKSQGRREEFIPVGEDASTYNRLMKALHQRHDVIESGRLAPPALPSGVDPYKRISNRYICFEERVIIADLLREDVPLREIGRRLGRSASSIQREVRRNHSAEGPYRAETAQLKACARRLRPKIPKLLANKRLWDYVCAQLRAQWSPEEISNRLPIDYPTDKDMRISHETIYDAFYLQAKGRLKDLGLDLPTGRKKRKKRQSRTTTASQQRFVDDMILIDDRPDEVSERILPGHWEGDLILGKNNQSAVITLVERVSRFVVLGHLPGRHTSKEVFTALHKAVAGIDKAIWSSITWDQGSEMAGHKAFTMATDIPIYFCHPGSPWERGSNENTNGRLRRNLPKNSDLSIYSAEDLEMIANIHNHKPRKALNWRTPAEVMTNALTQTGSIKPN is encoded by the coding sequence ATGCATCTTACCGCTGCGTATGCCGTAGCTACGGAAGCTGGGTGCCATATCCGGTTAAGTCAGTATGCTCGGAAAGTCCGCCAGACGCAGTTAAGAGTGGAATACCTGCGCCTTCGGCTGGCGAGCCTGCCTGGTGGTGATGCTGGCACGGCAGTAGGAATTGATCGTCGACTGCGTTTAGATTTCGAAAAAGGACTCACCAAATCCCAGGGTCGACGAGAAGAGTTCATACCCGTCGGCGAAGACGCCAGCACGTATAACAGACTTATGAAAGCGCTGCACCAACGCCATGATGTCATCGAATCCGGAAGGCTTGCCCCTCCCGCCTTACCTAGCGGGGTAGATCCGTATAAACGCATCAGCAATCGCTACATTTGCTTCGAAGAACGCGTCATTATCGCCGATCTTCTCCGCGAAGATGTGCCACTGCGTGAGATTGGGCGCCGTTTAGGGCGTAGTGCATCGTCAATTCAGCGTGAAGTGCGCAGAAACCACAGTGCTGAAGGCCCGTATCGTGCGGAAACAGCCCAGTTAAAGGCCTGTGCGCGGAGATTGCGGCCGAAAATACCGAAACTACTAGCCAACAAAAGGCTATGGGACTATGTATGCGCACAATTGCGGGCACAATGGTCACCTGAGGAGATTTCTAATCGCCTGCCCATCGACTACCCCACTGATAAGGACATGCGCATTAGTCACGAAACGATTTATGACGCCTTTTACCTGCAGGCCAAAGGAAGACTCAAAGACCTTGGCTTGGACTTGCCGACCGGTAGAAAGAAACGCAAGAAACGCCAATCACGCACCACCACAGCTTCCCAGCAACGCTTCGTCGACGACATGATCCTCATAGACGACCGGCCAGATGAGGTAAGTGAACGTATTTTGCCAGGCCACTGGGAAGGCGACCTCATCCTCGGTAAAAACAACCAATCAGCGGTAATCACGCTAGTAGAACGCGTTAGCCGATTTGTTGTCCTTGGCCACTTACCGGGAAGGCATACCAGCAAAGAAGTATTCACAGCCCTGCACAAGGCAGTTGCAGGAATCGATAAAGCTATCTGGTCATCAATTACCTGGGACCAAGGAAGCGAAATGGCTGGCCATAAAGCCTTTACCATGGCTACTGACATTCCCATCTACTTCTGCCATCCAGGATCGCCATGGGAACGCGGCAGCAACGAAAACACCAACGGCAGGCTGAGAAGAAACCTTCCTAAAAACAGCGACCTGTCCATCTACAGTGCCGAGGACTTGGAGATGATCGCCAACATTCACAACCACAAACCACGCAAAGCACTCAACTGGCGCACCCCAGCCGAAGTCATGACCAACGCCCTCACACAAACCGGTAGCATCAAACCAAACTAA
- a CDS encoding L,D-transpeptidase gives MSKFSFRKIRATVAAPAVAGVMALSATVAAPAATAQEIPNLDQLSSKANSDLHHLSSQSGLDKLTADAKAQLDNFYGQTREQAWNTRNQVLDQAEKFSPELAPSVQTAVDGAVEFLFPGLIAQKNEEARKAREAAARANAERVAAEKARSEAAARKAEAQRRANQFDRGPCPADAKVCVDLNGRRTWLQDGGKVSYVSPAMSAGMRGQETPRGTFHVSRKVENDISREFNNAPMPYSIYFTNNGHAFHLDDPAVDSNGCVHLPPDAAKRYWDNVQVGDKVFIY, from the coding sequence ATGTCGAAATTTAGCTTCCGCAAGATCCGCGCCACGGTTGCAGCGCCCGCTGTGGCTGGCGTTATGGCCTTGAGCGCCACCGTTGCAGCTCCTGCCGCTACCGCCCAGGAGATTCCTAACCTGGATCAGCTCAGCTCCAAGGCAAATTCCGATCTCCACCATCTCTCTTCTCAATCTGGCCTGGATAAGCTCACTGCTGACGCTAAGGCACAGCTGGACAATTTCTACGGCCAGACTCGCGAGCAGGCATGGAATACTCGCAACCAGGTTCTGGACCAGGCAGAGAAATTCTCCCCTGAACTGGCTCCTAGCGTCCAGACTGCAGTTGACGGTGCTGTAGAGTTCCTATTCCCAGGCCTGATCGCCCAGAAGAACGAGGAAGCACGCAAGGCCCGTGAAGCCGCTGCCCGCGCTAATGCCGAACGCGTTGCCGCGGAAAAGGCACGCTCTGAGGCAGCCGCCCGTAAGGCAGAAGCACAGCGTCGCGCTAACCAGTTCGACCGCGGCCCGTGCCCGGCCGATGCGAAGGTTTGTGTCGACCTCAATGGCCGTCGCACCTGGCTGCAGGATGGCGGCAAGGTTTCCTACGTCTCCCCGGCAATGTCCGCCGGCATGCGCGGTCAGGAAACCCCACGCGGCACCTTCCACGTCAGCCGCAAGGTAGAGAACGACATCTCCCGCGAGTTCAACAACGCGCCGATGCCGTACTCCATTTACTTCACCAATAACGGCCACGCTTTCCACTTGGATGACCCGGCCGTTGATTCCAATGGCTGCGTTCACCTGCCGCCAGACGCTGCAAAACGTTACTGGGATAACGTGCAGGTTGGCGATAAGGTCTTCATCTACTAA
- the map gene encoding type I methionyl aminopeptidase: MAFRRRSKRIPARTPGELDAMQAAGEIVGKALQEVRAAAASGVSTLELDAVAEQTIRDAGAYPTFKGYEGFPGSICASVNDVIVHGIPDEETILAEGDLVSIDCGATLDGWVGDSAWSFAVGELDPDVDALNKATEWVLMEGIQAMVPGNLLTDVSHALEQATRHAEEKFGVDLFIVDGYGGHGIGRTMHEDPYLANEGRPGRGPLIQEGSVLAIEPMLTLGTEDSAVLEDDWTVVTLDGSFAAHWEHTVAATADGPRILTRRY, encoded by the coding sequence ATGGCTTTTCGACGCCGCAGCAAGCGCATCCCCGCCCGTACCCCGGGTGAGCTAGACGCCATGCAGGCTGCCGGCGAGATCGTCGGTAAGGCACTGCAGGAAGTCCGCGCTGCTGCGGCGTCTGGCGTATCTACCCTCGAGCTCGACGCAGTGGCAGAGCAGACCATCCGCGATGCCGGCGCCTATCCCACGTTTAAGGGCTACGAGGGCTTTCCTGGTTCCATTTGCGCCTCCGTCAATGACGTCATTGTTCACGGCATCCCCGATGAGGAGACCATCCTTGCTGAGGGGGATCTGGTTTCGATCGATTGCGGAGCTACCCTCGACGGCTGGGTGGGCGATAGCGCCTGGTCCTTTGCCGTAGGGGAGCTGGACCCCGATGTGGATGCCCTCAATAAAGCCACCGAATGGGTCCTCATGGAAGGCATCCAGGCTATGGTTCCAGGCAATCTGCTTACCGACGTCTCCCATGCCCTCGAACAGGCCACCCGCCACGCAGAGGAAAAGTTTGGCGTAGATCTTTTCATCGTTGACGGCTACGGCGGACACGGCATTGGCCGCACCATGCATGAGGATCCGTACTTGGCTAACGAAGGCCGGCCAGGCCGCGGCCCGCTGATTCAAGAAGGTTCTGTGCTGGCGATTGAACCCATGCTAACTTTGGGCACAGAGGATTCTGCCGTGCTGGAAGATGACTGGACGGTCGTCACCCTCGATGGCTCTTTTGCCGCTCACTGGGAGCATACGGTGGCCGCCACCGCCGATGGTCCTCGAATTCTCACTCGCCGCTACTAA
- a CDS encoding adenylate kinase: MRLVLLGPPGAGKGTQAAILSEKLNVPHISTGDLFRANIGEGTPLGVEAKSYIDAGKLVPTDVTARMVEDRLNQDDAKNGFLLDGFPRTTEQANILEELLSKKGEKLDGVLNFEVSEDVVVERMMARGRADDNEETIRTRLGVYREETFPLIEHYGDAIIPIKAEGTVEEISARAMEALGK; this comes from the coding sequence ATGCGTCTTGTACTTCTAGGACCTCCCGGTGCCGGCAAAGGCACCCAGGCAGCCATCCTCAGCGAGAAGTTGAACGTCCCGCACATTTCCACTGGCGACCTGTTCCGCGCCAATATCGGCGAGGGCACCCCGCTGGGTGTAGAGGCAAAGTCCTACATTGATGCAGGCAAGCTGGTGCCTACTGACGTCACCGCCCGCATGGTTGAGGATCGTTTGAATCAAGATGATGCCAAGAATGGCTTCCTGCTGGACGGCTTCCCACGCACGACCGAGCAGGCTAACATCTTGGAGGAGCTGCTGTCTAAGAAGGGCGAAAAGCTCGATGGCGTGCTCAACTTCGAGGTTTCTGAAGATGTTGTGGTCGAGCGCATGATGGCCCGGGGCCGCGCCGATGATAACGAGGAGACCATTCGCACCCGCCTCGGTGTGTACCGCGAGGAAACCTTCCCGCTCATCGAGCACTACGGCGATGCCATTATTCCCATCAAGGCCGAAGGCACCGTGGAAGAAATCAGTGCCCGTGCCATGGAAGCACTGGGTAAATAA
- the secY gene encoding preprotein translocase subunit SecY, with amino-acid sequence MSAILQAFKDADLRKKIIFTIVMIIAYRVGAQIPSPGVDYASIAGRLRQLTEQSGDLYSVINLFSGGALLQLSIFAIGIMPYITASIIVQLLTVVIPRFEELKKEGQSGQAKMTQYTRYLTLALALLQSSGIVALADREQLLGQGVPVLAEDRNFFTLIVLVVTMTSGAVLVMWMGELITEKGIGNGMSLLIFAGIATRLPTDGVSILQNNGGLVFAMVAAGLVILVVGITFIEQGQRRIPVQYAKRMVGRRQYGGSSTYLPLKVNQAGVIPVIFASSLIYMPVLITQIVNSGSSGTPDNWWQRNVIAHLQAPSSWQYIVLYFVLTIFFAYFYVSVQYDPAEQADNMKKYGGFIPGIRPGRPTAEYLGYVMNRLLCVGALYLAVIAILPNILLDLGVGSSSASGTSAFGGTAILIMVSVALTTVKQIESQLLQSNYEGLLK; translated from the coding sequence GTGTCCGCCATTTTGCAGGCTTTCAAGGATGCCGACCTACGTAAAAAGATCATCTTCACCATCGTGATGATCATTGCGTACCGCGTCGGCGCACAGATTCCATCTCCGGGTGTTGACTATGCGTCCATTGCTGGGCGCTTGCGCCAGCTGACCGAACAGTCCGGAGATCTCTACTCCGTCATCAACCTCTTCTCGGGTGGCGCGTTGCTGCAGCTGTCGATCTTCGCCATCGGCATCATGCCGTACATTACGGCCTCGATTATTGTGCAGCTGCTGACCGTGGTCATTCCGCGCTTCGAGGAATTGAAGAAGGAAGGCCAGTCCGGACAGGCCAAGATGACCCAGTACACCCGCTACTTGACTCTGGCGTTGGCGCTGCTGCAATCCTCCGGCATCGTCGCGCTGGCAGACCGCGAGCAGTTGCTGGGCCAGGGTGTACCGGTCTTGGCAGAAGACCGTAACTTCTTTACCCTCATCGTCCTCGTGGTCACCATGACCTCTGGTGCCGTACTAGTGATGTGGATGGGCGAGCTCATTACTGAAAAGGGCATTGGCAACGGTATGTCCCTGCTCATCTTCGCCGGTATTGCCACCCGTCTGCCTACCGATGGTGTAAGCATTCTGCAGAACAATGGCGGCCTTGTCTTCGCTATGGTCGCCGCTGGCTTGGTCATCCTGGTCGTGGGCATTACCTTCATCGAGCAGGGCCAGCGCCGCATCCCGGTCCAGTACGCCAAGCGCATGGTGGGCCGCCGCCAGTACGGTGGTTCCTCCACCTACCTGCCGCTGAAGGTCAACCAGGCCGGCGTTATCCCGGTCATCTTCGCTTCCTCCCTCATCTACATGCCGGTGCTAATTACCCAGATTGTTAACTCTGGCTCCTCTGGCACCCCGGATAACTGGTGGCAGCGCAATGTCATCGCGCACCTGCAGGCGCCATCCTCCTGGCAGTACATTGTGCTGTACTTCGTCCTGACCATCTTCTTTGCTTATTTCTACGTTTCGGTGCAGTACGACCCGGCAGAGCAGGCGGATAATATGAAAAAGTACGGCGGCTTTATCCCCGGCATTCGCCCGGGCCGCCCGACCGCAGAGTACCTTGGTTATGTGATGAACCGACTGCTGTGCGTTGGCGCCCTGTACTTGGCGGTCATCGCCATCCTGCCGAATATCCTCTTGGACCTCGGTGTGGGTAGCTCGTCCGCCAGCGGTACTTCCGCCTTTGGCGGTACGGCCATCCTGATTATGGTCTCCGTCGCCTTGACTACGGTCAAGCAGATCGAGTCCCAGCTACTGCAATCTAACTACGAAGGACTACTTAAGTAA
- a CDS encoding class I SAM-dependent methyltransferase translates to MSKKFTPMTIAEIIDVFIPSPNPFRWEAFDGSATGPEDAQYKVTINSLEGLSFIATHPGDVGFARAYVTDGITVHGDHPAHPYGIFDALHAMYDKFEKPDAKTLARVVRSLASMGAFQIQPVPEVERASWLRRKLHDGLSKHSKQRDADVISDHYDVGNDFYELFLGDSMTYTCAYYPSPDATLEEAQENKYRLIFDKLRLKEGDRHLDVGCGWGGMVRYAARRGVKSVGVTLSKEQAEWGQRKIEEEGLQDLAEVRFMDYRDITEEGFDAISAIGIIEHIGVKNYNDFFKFLHGRLKVGGLMLNHNITYPDNHKTPKGGFIDRYIFPDGELTGSGNVTKAMQDNGFEVIHTESLRFDYMRTLHDWCENLKENWDEACATVGLPTARLYGIYMAGSEWGFERNIINLYHFLGVKLGEAGSRAGVPERRWWEDSRF, encoded by the coding sequence ATGAGCAAGAAATTCACGCCGATGACCATTGCTGAGATCATCGACGTATTTATCCCTAGTCCGAATCCCTTCCGCTGGGAAGCTTTCGATGGTTCCGCTACTGGACCCGAAGATGCCCAGTACAAGGTGACCATCAATAGCCTTGAAGGCTTGTCTTTTATAGCCACCCATCCCGGCGATGTGGGATTCGCCCGCGCCTATGTCACCGACGGCATCACGGTGCACGGCGATCACCCGGCCCACCCCTATGGCATTTTCGACGCCCTGCATGCCATGTACGACAAGTTTGAAAAGCCGGATGCGAAGACACTGGCACGCGTGGTGCGCTCACTGGCGTCCATGGGTGCCTTCCAGATCCAGCCCGTTCCCGAGGTAGAGCGCGCCTCTTGGCTGCGCCGCAAATTGCACGATGGCCTTTCTAAGCACTCGAAGCAGCGCGATGCAGACGTCATTTCAGACCACTATGACGTGGGCAATGACTTCTACGAGCTCTTCTTGGGCGATTCCATGACCTATACCTGCGCCTACTACCCTTCCCCAGACGCCACCTTGGAGGAGGCGCAGGAGAATAAGTACCGCCTCATCTTTGACAAGCTGCGCCTCAAGGAAGGCGACCGCCACCTAGACGTCGGCTGCGGCTGGGGCGGCATGGTGCGCTACGCGGCACGCCGAGGCGTGAAGTCCGTTGGCGTAACCCTGTCCAAGGAGCAGGCCGAGTGGGGCCAGCGCAAGATTGAAGAGGAAGGCCTGCAAGACCTCGCGGAGGTCCGCTTTATGGATTACCGCGATATCACCGAAGAGGGCTTCGATGCCATCTCCGCCATTGGCATTATCGAGCACATTGGCGTGAAGAATTACAACGACTTCTTCAAGTTCCTCCACGGCAGGCTGAAAGTCGGCGGCCTGATGCTCAACCACAACATCACCTACCCGGATAACCACAAGACGCCTAAGGGCGGCTTCATTGACCGCTATATCTTCCCCGACGGCGAGCTCACCGGTTCCGGCAACGTCACCAAGGCCATGCAGGACAATGGCTTTGAAGTCATTCACACCGAGTCTCTGCGCTTTGATTACATGCGCACGCTGCACGATTGGTGCGAGAACCTGAAGGAAAATTGGGATGAGGCCTGCGCCACCGTGGGCCTGCCAACCGCCCGCCTCTACGGCATTTATATGGCCGGATCCGAATGGGGCTTTGAGCGAAATATTATCAACCTTTATCACTTCCTCGGCGTAAAGCTGGGCGAGGCCGGCTCCCGCGCCGGTGTGCCTGAGCGCCGCTGGTGGGAAGATAGCCGCTTTTAA
- a CDS encoding FAD-binding oxidoreductase, which translates to MTLIDNLRERLSAARPRPVDAMPIEPVGWAAHHEGVDKLLASFRAVPSDKRVRLAKKTSNLFRGRSEEQAGLDVSGLGGVIEVDPVARTADVQGMCTYEDLVDATLPHGLMPFVVPQLKTITLGGAVTGMGVESTSFRNGLPHESVLEMDVLTGMGEILTCSREENVDLFRLFPNSYGSLGYAVRLKIELEPVPAFVELREERFHTVEEASRVLADVASSHTHRGEPVHGLDGVVFSEDEAYLVFARFTDEEGPTSDYTRDKIYYRSLQHVSGIRRDRLTIRDYIWRWDTDWFWCSRAFGAQNPKVRKVWPRELRRSSFYWKLVRLDRKYELEYNFIKKPHGKPRAERVVQDIEVTPENLPEFLHWFFNASDIQPVWLCPIRLRGGVDELVGTGDIASNSSDPWPLYPLRPGQTWVNVGFWSGVDGDHVDPSAPNNGAFNRVIEAKVNELGGHKSLYSEAFYSREKFEKLYGGNLPATIKAVTDPGDRFPGLYEKTVDEA; encoded by the coding sequence ATGACACTCATTGATAACTTGCGCGAACGCCTCTCCGCCGCACGACCGCGGCCAGTGGATGCCATGCCCATCGAGCCGGTGGGGTGGGCGGCGCATCATGAGGGCGTCGATAAGCTGCTGGCCAGCTTCCGTGCAGTTCCGTCCGATAAGCGTGTGCGCCTAGCTAAGAAGACGTCTAACCTTTTCCGCGGCCGCAGCGAGGAGCAAGCGGGCCTAGACGTTTCGGGCCTCGGCGGCGTCATCGAGGTCGACCCGGTAGCCCGCACGGCCGATGTCCAAGGCATGTGCACCTATGAGGACCTCGTCGATGCCACCCTTCCTCATGGCCTGATGCCCTTTGTTGTACCGCAGCTCAAGACCATTACGCTCGGCGGTGCGGTCACCGGCATGGGCGTGGAATCCACGAGTTTTCGCAATGGCCTGCCGCACGAGTCCGTCCTCGAGATGGACGTGCTTACGGGCATGGGTGAGATCCTGACCTGCTCCCGCGAGGAGAATGTGGATCTCTTCCGCCTCTTCCCTAACTCTTATGGCTCGCTGGGCTATGCAGTGCGCCTTAAGATCGAGCTGGAGCCCGTGCCCGCCTTTGTGGAATTGCGCGAGGAGCGTTTCCACACCGTGGAAGAAGCCAGCCGCGTGCTTGCCGACGTCGCTTCTTCCCACACCCACCGCGGCGAGCCGGTACACGGCCTCGACGGCGTAGTGTTTTCCGAAGATGAGGCGTACTTGGTCTTCGCGCGCTTTACCGATGAGGAAGGCCCAACCTCCGATTACACGCGGGACAAGATCTACTACCGCAGCCTCCAGCACGTCTCTGGCATCCGGCGCGACCGCCTGACCATCCGCGATTATATCTGGCGCTGGGATACCGACTGGTTCTGGTGCTCGCGCGCCTTTGGTGCGCAGAACCCCAAGGTGCGCAAGGTGTGGCCGCGCGAATTGCGCCGCAGCTCTTTTTATTGGAAATTGGTCCGGCTCGACCGCAAATACGAGCTGGAATATAACTTCATCAAAAAGCCCCACGGCAAGCCACGTGCTGAACGCGTGGTTCAAGATATCGAGGTCACTCCAGAAAACCTGCCGGAATTCCTCCATTGGTTCTTTAATGCTTCCGATATCCAGCCGGTGTGGCTCTGTCCAATCCGACTGCGCGGTGGTGTGGACGAGCTGGTAGGCACGGGCGACATCGCCTCTAATTCGAGCGACCCCTGGCCGCTCTACCCACTTCGCCCCGGGCAGACCTGGGTCAACGTTGGCTTTTGGTCCGGTGTGGACGGCGATCACGTGGATCCCTCCGCTCCAAATAACGGCGCGTTCAACCGCGTCATCGAAGCCAAGGTCAATGAGCTTGGCGGACACAAGTCCCTCTACTCTGAGGCCTTCTATTCCCGGGAAAAGTTCGAGAAACTCTACGGCGGCAATCTTCCCGCCACCATCAAAGCGGTTACCGATCCAGGCGACCGCTTCCCTGGCCTGTATGAGAAGACCGTGGACGAGGCCTAG